The Pseudarthrobacter sp. BIM B-2242 region CCTAGCGCAGCGGCGATGGCTGCCTCGTTGCCGGGTTCGACGGCGAGCGCCCCGGCGAGCGTGCCCGCCACGCCGTCGAGCCCTGAATTCAGCACATGCGCTGCGCCGTCTTTGCGGTTCAGTCCAAGCTGCAGGGCATCGCGGCGGGCCACCAGGGCGTCGCGTTCGCGGACGGCCTCTCCCCCGGCGGTTTTGAGTTCGGCGATCTCCTGGACCACGGCGTCGAGTTCGGCGCTGGCGTCCTCGTAGTCGGCGTCGAGGCTTTCCTCCCCGTCCTCAACTCCCGCAACCTGGTTTTCCAGGGCAGTGAACTCTGCCTGGGCCTGGCGGCGCCGTTCCTGCCCGGCGGCGAGTGACTCCCGGAGCCTGCCCAATTCAGCCTGGGCAGACTCGACGCGCGACCTGGCCGCGCCTACCTGGCCTGCCAGCTTCGCAAGCCCTTCCCGGCGGTCCGCTGCGGCCCGGAGAACGGCGGTAAGGCGTTTGTCTTCGGCAGCGGCGGCATGTTCAGCGTCGGCCTTGGCGGCCGTGGCCGACTCAAGGGCACTGCGCCGGTCAAGGATGTGGCGCTCGAGCTCCGCCACTTCGTCGCGGACGCGCGCGGCCTGCCGTTCGAGCTGGTCAGGATCGCGGCCCGAATACGGTTCAGCATCAACTGCACCCAGGAGCCGGCCGCGTTCCCGGGCCAGGGAGCCAAGGGACCGGAGGCGTTCCCGTGCCGTGGTCAGCCTGTACCAGGAGTCCCGTGCCGCATTGAGCCTAGGCGTGGCCTCGGCAGCCAGGTGTTCCAGGCCGGCCTGCCGCCGCCGCCCGGTATCAAGTTCCTGCTCCACCACTTCCCGGCGGGCTTTCAGCGCCGCCTCGCCGGCAACGTCCTGCTCCAGCGTTGTCTGCTCCCGGACAAGATCGTGGGCGAGCAACCGCGCGCGGGCGTCCCGGACATCGAACTGGACCCGCTGGGCACGGCGGGCCACGTCCGCCTGCTTGCCGAGGGGGGTGAGCTGGCGCCTGATCTCTCCCGTGAGGTCGTTCAGCCGCTGCAGGTTCGCCTGCATGGCCTCCAGCTTGCGGACTGTCTTTTCCTTGCGGCGGCGGTGCTTGAGGATCCCCGCGGCTTCCTCGATGAAACCCCGGCGGTCCTCCGGAGTGGCATGCAGGACCTTATCGAGCTGGCCCTGGCCCACGATGACGTGCATTTCCCGGCCAAGGCCCGAATCGGAGAGCAGTTCCTGGATGTCGAGCAGGCGGCAACCGGCCCCGTTAATGGCGTATTCGGAGCCGCCGGTGCGGAACAGGGTCCGTGAGATGGTGACTTCGCTGTACTCAATGGGCAGGGCGCCGTCCGTGTTGTCGATGGTCAGGGAGACGTGGGCCCGGCCCAGGGGCGGCCTGCCGGAGGTGCCGGCAAAGATGACGTCTTCCATTTTGCCGCCCCGCAGCGTCTTGGCACCCTGCTCCCCCATGACCCAGGACAGGGCATCCACCACATTGGACTTTCCGGAGCCGTTCGGTCCCACCACGGCCGTGACTCCGGGCTCGAAGTCGAAGGTCGTTGCCGACGCGAACGACTTGAATCCCCGGACGGTGAGGCTCTTGAGGTGCAAGGTGTGTCGGGTCTCCTGCTTGGCTTTATGGGCGCATGGTTCGTTGCGGGTGTCTTCCGGGGGGATGGCCCCCGGCGTACTTACAATCTACTGCGGGGCAGCGACAATTCCGCGCAGATACGTTGGAAGCTGCCATAGATGCCGCTGGAAGCATGTGCAGGAACGGACCTGCACCGGGCATAGTTAAGCACTTGGGCTTGTGCCGGATAGTGCGGTCAACCTCCGCAGCGCAGGACGGACACGAACAGGGGCTTGTTTTGACAGGGAATGCAACATTCCGGCACGGTAACACCGCGCTTCTATCGGTGAGCAGCGTCGAAGCTCCGAAGATCGTCAGTTCGGCGGATTTCGACCGGCGGCTGGCTCCGACCCTCCGGCGGCTGAAGTTCCCCCCAAAACTGCTCGAACGCGTGGCAGGCATCACGCACCGGCGCTGGTGGGCCGCCGGGACGGCGTTCGACGACGCCGCGATCGAAGCCGGTGCGAAGGCCTTGGCCGAATCCGGGGTTGAAGCGTCCGAGGTTGGCCTGCTCATCAACACCTCCGTTACCCGGCGCAGCCTGGAACCGTCGGTTGCGGTGAAGATCCATCACGGACTCAGCCTGCCGTCGTCCGCCATGAACTTCGACCTCGCCAATGCGTGCCTCGGCTTTGTCAACGGCCTCACCCTGGCGGCGAACATGATCGACTCGGGCCAGATCAAGTACGCGATGATCGTCAACGGCGAGGATGCCCAGGCAACGCAGGAGGCAACCCTGGCCAGGCTGCAGCGGCCCGAAACCACCCGTGAGGACTTTGGCCGGGAGTTCGCCACGCTGACGCTGGGCTCGGGAGCCGCGGCAGCCGTGCTGGGCCCGGCTGACCAGCACCCCGGCGCGCACCGGATCGTTGGCGGGGTGATGCGCGCCGGCACCGAACACCACGAACTGTGCGTGGGCGGCATCGACGGCATGAGCACCGACACCAAAGGGCTGCTCGACGGCGGCCTGCAGCTTGTGGTGGACGCCTGGCAGGAGGCAAAAAAGGAGTGGGACTGGGGCACCATGGACCGCTACGTCACGCACCAGGTCAGCAATGCTTATACGCAGGCCATCATCGAGGCAATCGACCTGGATCCGGC contains the following coding sequences:
- a CDS encoding 3-oxoacyl-ACP synthase III; this translates as MTGNATFRHGNTALLSVSSVEAPKIVSSADFDRRLAPTLRRLKFPPKLLERVAGITHRRWWAAGTAFDDAAIEAGAKALAESGVEASEVGLLINTSVTRRSLEPSVAVKIHHGLSLPSSAMNFDLANACLGFVNGLTLAANMIDSGQIKYAMIVNGEDAQATQEATLARLQRPETTREDFGREFATLTLGSGAAAAVLGPADQHPGAHRIVGGVMRAGTEHHELCVGGIDGMSTDTKGLLDGGLQLVVDAWQEAKKEWDWGTMDRYVTHQVSNAYTQAIIEAIDLDPARVPITFPHWGNVGPASLPMTLAAEAQTLVAGDRVLCMGVGSGLNTALMEIVW